AATATATTCAGGCGTATGGCGCCATTTAGCTTTTACCGTACGCGTTAAACCGCTAGGACGACGAATTTTTAATGTTGCCACTCCCATAGGAATTTGATGGCCTAAGGCAGCAGAACGAGAAAAGAGTGTTCGTGCAGCTGCAGCGTAATCAGAAAGAGCTCCTCTACCAGTACGTATACTCTCGATTACCTCCATAATCGGCATACCGTCCATCTCTAAAATTTCATCACCTACAGAAATTTCAGAGTTATACGTATGCACATCAACAATAAAGCATCTGCGAGAATTGCTTAACTTAACCGTATAAGGTAGATGAGAATTCTCTGTGCGGAAGAAAGTAATCCCGGCATGAAAATCTTTTAAATCAGAGATATATTCTGCAAGAACTCCTTGGCAGTAGCTTGTTGAAGGATTTTCCTCAATACACAATTTTAAACGTGCTTGATCCGTTGCATCTTTCAAATCCCAATGAAAAAGCTTATGTTTCCACTCTTTAGGAGCATATTTAACATCAAGTAAGTGTTCCAAAAAATCCAAGTCAGAACATGCATTTTTTTGAACTAAAGTCTTAGCGGAACCTGAAATTTGAAAACCTAATACTAAGGAGCAAATCAAGGCTGTAATTTGTTTCACTTTCATATTTACCTCTCTTCCAAATAGAGAATGTTTATAAGGAGGTGGTATGATAGGGGGATAAAGATTTTATTAAAACAAAGTTTTTCAAAAAAATTCTTTAACCTTGAGACAACCTACTCAAAACAACATAGCAATGCGCTCGAGCATAAAGTATGAAATAAGACCGCCAAAATAACTAGCCAATGCAATCCAAGAGATCTTCTTAAAATACCATAGAAAATCAACTTTCTCGATACCCATGAAGGCAACTCCAGCAGCCGATCCTATGATTAAAATACTTCCCCCAGTACCTGCCGCATAAGCAATCAACTTCCATAAAGTATCGTCCATCGGGACTTGATACATACCCATAGTCGCAGCAACAAGGGGAACATTATCCAATACGCTTGAAATAAGACCAATAAAAATAGCGACAACATTTCTAGAAAATATCCTGTCCATACTCATTGAAAGTTCGGAAAGAACATTGGAAAAAGTCAAAGCATTGACAGCAAGCAAGATACCTATGAAAAAGGTAATTGAGGAGATATCGATCTTCGTTAAAATGTGAGGGATACGCAAATGATAGCGATCTTCACCATGGGGGGAGTGAATCCAATCACTAGCCAACCAAACAAGACCGAGTCCTAGTAAAGCTCCGATAAATGGAGGAACTCCTAAACAAGCTTTCCAGACAGGAACCATCAATAAGGATCCTAGACCAATACAAATGATCAAACCACTTTTTTTAGGAGAACCTTCTATCTCAACATCCTTAGAGATCATTCCTGTAGTGCGCTTTTTAAGCATAAATTGCGCACAAACCCCGGCAATAAGAACGCAAACCAAACTAGGAACAAATAAAGCGCGAATAATTCCCCAAGAAGTGACTTTATCATTGATCCATAGCATTGTTGTTGTTACATCTCCTAAAGGTGTCCAAGCACCTCCAGCATTCACACTAATAACACAAATAGCCCCTAAAAGCAGACGATCTTCTCGAGATTTCACCAACCGCTTCAAAATGGAAATAATGATGATGATAGATGTTAAGTTATCTAAGGCTGCTGATAAGAAGAAAGAAAGTGCTATAAGCACCCAAAGGAGTAAGGTCCTAGACTGTATATAACAACACCGTACGATTATCGAAAATCCCTTATGTGCATCTATAAGTTCAACAATAGCCATCGCTGCGAATAAAAAAAAGATTACCTGAGCCATATCAGCAATTTCTTCAGCTAGAATCATGTGATCCGCATGTTGTATATGAGAAAAACAAACTAGCCACATTAAACCTCCCATAGCAAGAGCCACGGCAGATTTATTCACTCGCACAATATGCTCGAAAACAATCGCGATGTATCCAAATAAAAACAGAGCACACAATTGGAATTTCAACATAATGACCTCAAAAATAATTCTACGAACTAGTGTACTCCTATTTACGGGTTAGGTAAAGTAGGAAAAATAGTTCTAGATTAAGAAAAGCATTTCTTTGTTATATACTAAAATCAAAAATTTGTTATTCAGCTCCGTTTTGTATGGCAATACTATATTCTTGAAACTTAGATTTAATAAGACAAAACCTCTATAAACATAACGAACTATTTGACAAAGATACTAAAGAACAGAACAATAATAAAGTTCTCTAGTTCTGCACCCACGTTAGGAGTCTAGTGAAAGTCGCCTTATCGTTTAAACATCTTGTTCCTAAGCTCTACACATGTATTAAGGATGGTTATACCTTTAATACATTTAAAAAAGATTTCTTAGCTGGACTTACTGTAGGCGTTCTAGCTTTTCCTTTCGCTATTGCTATTGCAATCGGTGTGGGCGTATCCCCTATTCAAGGTTTATTAGCTTCGATCATCGGAGGGTTTATAGCCTCTGCTTTAGGCGGTAGCCGTGTTCTTATATCGGGCCCGACAAGCGCTTTCATCTCTATACTTTATTGTATTTCGGCAAAATATGGAGTCGAGGGGTTATTCACAATCACCCTAATGGGAGGGGTATTCCTGGTAGCCTTTGGGCTTACAGGACTGGGAACTTTCATTAAATATATGCCCTACCCCGTGGTTACAGGATTGACAACGGGATTAGCTGTTATCATTTTCTCCTCTCAAATTAAAGACTTTTTCGGTCTGCAAATGGGAGATAGCGTTCCTACAGACTTCATTGCTAAATGGATAGCTTACTGGGATTATCTATGGACCTGGGATAGTAAAGCTTTTGCCGTAGGGTTATTCACCCTACTCATCATGATTTACTTCCGCAATTATAAGCCGCGATATCCAGGAGTCATGATCGCTATTATCGTAGCTTCAACACTAGTGTGGTTACTAAACATCGATATTCCTACGATTGGCAGTCGTTACGGAGCTCTTCCAAAATCGATACCTATGCCTTCGTTCCCACATCTTAGCCTGACAAAAATTTTACAGCTTATGCCGGAAGCTTTAACTATTGCCGTTCTTTCCGGTATTGAAACTCTACTTGCAGCTGTAGTTGCTGATGGTATGACAGGATGGAGACATCAATCCAATTGCCAGCTTGTTGCACAAGGTATCGCAAATATTGGTACATCATTCTTTGCCGGTATGCCTATAACAGGTTCCTTATCAAGAACTGCAGCAAGCATTAAATCTGGAGCTACAACTCCTATAGCAGGATTGGTTCACTCAGCCTTTATCTGTGTTATTCTTTTAGCTTTAGCACCACTAACAGTAAAAATTCCTCTTACCTGTTTGGCCGCTGTTCTTATTCTGATTGCTTGGAATATGAGTGAGATACATCACTTTATTCATTTATTCACTGCTCCTAAAAAAGACGTTGTTGTTCTTCTAACCGTCTTTATCCTTACGGTTATGACGAATATCACTTCTGCAGTGCAAGTGGGTATGATGCTTGCCGCGTTTCTATTCATGAAACAGATGAGTGATCTGTCTGACGTGATATCTACAGCAAAATATTTTGATGAGAATAAGCAGGCAAAAGATGATAATTTCTTTTCTAAATCTGAAGTTCCTGCACATACAGAAATTTATGAAATTAACGGGCCTTTCTTCTTTGGAATTGCTGATAGATTGAAAAATCTTCTCAATGAAATAGAAATGCCGCCAAAGATTTTCATATTATGTATGAGTCGCGTGCCTACAATTGACGCCTCCGCTATGCATGCTCTAGAAGAATTCTTTTTAGAATGCGATCGCCAAGGGACGCTCTTGCTTTTAGCAGGAGTGAAAAAAACACCGCTAAGCGATCTCAAACGCTATCATTTGGATGAGCTTATCGGTGTTGATCATATCTTCTCGAATACGAAGAGCGCTCTCTTATTTGCTCAAGCTTTGATCAATTTAGAAAGCAAAGCCTCTCATTAAAATTTTCCCACCATAGATTCGGGAACAACAAGGCGGTCAAACTCTTCTGCAGATAGATAACCCATTTGTATACAGGCTTCTTTTAAATTAATATTGTCATGGAAAGCTTTTAAAGCCATTTTCGAGCATTTATCATATCCTAAAACTGGAGTTAAAGCTGTAACAAGCATTAAAGAGTTATCCAAATACTCTTTAAGACGAGGTTTATTCACACGCAAACCTGAAACAAAGTAATCTGCAAAAGCCTGCATACCTCCCGCAAGAATATCCACAGATTGTAAAAAGTTATAAATTATTACAGGTTTCATCACATTGAGTTCAAAATTTCCTCGACTTCCCCCCATGATTACTGCTTGGTTATTCCCTATAACCTGAGCACAAACCATTTGCAAAGCTTCGCACTGTGTAGGATTGATCTTCCCCGGCATTATTGAAGATCCCGGCTCATTCTCAGGAAATAGCAACTCTCCTAAACCACACCGAGGACCAGATCCTAAAAAGCTTAGATCCGTAGCTATCTTTGTTAAAGCACAAGCTAAAGTAGCTAAAACACCATGAGCATTTACTAACGTATCGTGGTTAGATAATGCTGAGAAATAATTCGATGCAGCAACGAAAGGCTCTCCGGTTTCCTGACGCAAATAGTGGATCACTTTATCTATAAATCCATTAGGAACATTCAATCCCGTACCTACTGCAGTTCCCCCTATAGCTAACTCATACATATGCGTAAGGGAAAACGCTACCCTCTCTAAGGATTGACGTATCTGATTACTATAACCAGAAAACTCCTGTCCTAATGTCATAGGAACAGCATCCATTAAATGTGTTCTTCCTATCTTTACGCAGTCACGAAATTCAGCTACCTTAGCATCTAATGCCCTTTGCAAATGATCCATAGCGGGAATGAGCTTTTTCTTCAGATTAATCACCGCAGCAATATGCATAGCTGTAGGGAAAACATCATTCGAAGATTGGGATTTATTGACATGATCATTAGGATGTATCGGTGTTTTACTACCTACAACCCCTCCATGACGTTGAATAGCTAAATTAGCAATAACCTCATTTACATTCATGTTGGATTGCGTGCCGCTGCCCGTTTGCCATACCTTTAAAGGAAAATGCTCCTCAAATCCGCCTTCAAGAATCTCAGAAGCAGCAGAAACAATCATGTCACAATATTTTGAATCTAAAAACCCTAGATCATGGTTGGCTTTAGCAGCACATTGTTTGATCAAAACTAAAGCTCGAATAACTTCTTTAGGCATAACCTCAGGAGCCCAAGAAAAATATTTTTGAGAGCGCGCTGTCTGCGCACCATACAACTTATCTTCAGGGACTTCTACAATTCCTAAACTATCATTTTCTTGCCGCATATATTCTATTCCCTTATGATTTCTTTATTATTTCTTTCCTCTACATTACAAAATGAAAACAAAGTTTTTGTGTTACTTTCTAACTATTTCTCTTTTCATTTTGTTTTGGGAATTTTTTGCTAGAAATAACGCATCATTTTCCTTTCTCTGTCCGCCTCCATCAAAAATAGCAGCGAATTTTTCAGATTCTATGAATCTTATCCTTTCTTCTTCCTGGTATACTCTGCGAGGTATTTTAGGAGGATTCTTTTTAGCGCTATTCTTGTCGATAGGCTTGGTTATCCTTATGCTAACCTGCAAGCTAGCAAAAGATCTCTTAAATCCATTTTTCATACTGGTACAATGCACTCCCATGTTCACCCTAGCACCGTTAATTGTGCTGTGGTTTGGCTGGGGATTAAATGCTGTCATTGTTCCTACGGCTCTTACTGTCTTTTTCCCTCTAACAATAACGATCTATCAGGGGATCACATCCACCCCCCCAGAGCTTTTAGAGCAGTTTACGCTACATCAGGCAACAAAACGACAAGCCTTCATTAAACTACGCCTCCCCCATGCTCTTCCTCATATATTTTCAGGGTTAAAAATTGCTATGGGATCTGCAGGATTTGCCGCTATAGCTGGAGAATGGGTAGCTTCACAATCAGGTCTCGGCATTCTTATTTTAGAAAGCCGAAGAAATTATGATATGGAAATGACCTTTTCAGGATTGTTTGCTCTAACAACGGTAACTTTCATCCTATTTCAAGGAATTTTACTAAGCGAGAAACTGATCTTTGCTCTATTTCGCATAGAGATAACAATAAAAAAACTTCGCCTGCCAAGTAGAAAATTGGCTATGTTACTTATTCCCTTACTTATTCTTCCTATATGGAAAATCAAAACTAAACACACACAACCCAGTAATCTAACTCCTATAACTTTGCTTTTAGATTGGACTCCCAATCCTAACCACATTCCCTTGTATGTAGGGGTTTCTAAAGGCTTTTTCCAGAATCAAGGTATAGATTTACATATTCAAAAAAGTACTGATACCGGAGCTGTTATTCCCCATGTTCTATTCGAACAGGTAGATCTGACTCTCTATCATGCTCTTGGAGCAATAAAAACCTCTCTTCAAGGAGCTCCTGTACAAATAGTCGGATCGCTAATCGGTTCTACTTTGCAAGGATTTATCTATAGGAAAGAAGATAACATCTCAAAATTCAAAGACCTAAACAATAAAGTTTTAGGGTTTTGCCTAAACAACTCGCGAGATCTTTCTTGTTTATTAGAGACGTTACGCCTACATGGGGTTGTTCCCTCAGAGGTACGCAATGTTAGCTCTGATTTAATCTCCCCCATGTTACTGAAGAAAATCGATTTTCTCTATGGAGCTTTTTATAATATTGAAGGTGTTAAGCTAGATACTTTAGGCATGCCTGTAGGCTGTTTCCTATCCGATTCCTACGGTCTTCCTACTGGCCCTCAACTTCTCTTATGTGGAAAAAAAGATACGAAAGCCACATCTCCAGAAATTGTCGAGGCAATACAAAGAGCTCTTCAACAAAGTATTCATTACTGTCAACAACACCCTAAGAAAGCCTTTCAAGCATATCTTAAAGCGACACCGGACACACCTAAAATTGTTAAAGATGAACTTCTTCAATGGGAAGCAACTCTCCCTTTACTTGCAAAATCTCAAGAACCACTGAGCAAAGAACTCACAAATGCTTTATTACAAGCTATAGTTCACCGTTACCCGAACTTGGCAGATAAGATTACAAGCTTCTCTCTAGATCACATATACCCGTCTAATTCACAGGTTTGCCAGGATGAGAAAATACATGAGCAAGCCGAAATAGGACATCTCGAAGCACTTCCATCGGTTTCTGGTCAGCACTAATACGAGAAACCTTATGAATAGGATAGTGTTGAATGATAGCATCGATATCTTTTTGATATGATTGCAAACGCTTTTGCAATACTTCAATACCGACCTCGTTAATTCTTCCCTTAGCATAGAGAGATTGTTGCGTACGCTCGAGCAACTTCACCTCTTCATGCACCTCTAAAATAATTACATGACGTACCATGATATAGGAATCAAGGAGTTTTGCCTGACCTACTGTCCTTGGCAGACCGCTAATAAGCAAATCTTGACGATCTGGGAGGAATTGTCCAGTAGCGACTAGTCCCTGAACATAGTAATTCCACACGGCAACAACATCTTCATCTGGAATCAAAGATCCAGAAACTGCATATTTATGAAACAGCTGGCGAATGGGAGACCCTATAGGATAACGGCGGAAAATATCCCCAAGAGAAACATAAACCTGACTACCCCCATGGGCTATAAAATTTCCCAATAAATCTTTACCAGCTCCAGGAGGACCAAATAAAAGAATAGAAGAAAAAGGTTTACTATAGAGCTCTATACTGTCTGCTATCGATTCATCTATCATAAGATAATTTACCCTGCCTCCTCTACAATTTCCAGGTTTCTCCTCTCTTTAGTTGATTACCTTGAAAAATAATAGCCTTAGCATATAAAAATTCTTCCCATGGACACTATTTATTTTCTATTATCCCAAGCTTGCATATTATTATTTGCAACAGATGCTTTAACTAATGTTTTAGTATTAAACCATGTACTTGCTCCTTATTCCAGAAAGGCGCGTTTATCTCTATTAGTCAGAGAAAGTGTATTTGCTCTCTTTAGTATGTTCGCTCTTTACCAGGCCGCTTTGGGTACTCTCTATGTGCTAAAAACACCTCTATGTGCCATAAAAGTTGTAGGGGGAATCGCCGTCACTCTAACAGGAATCCGGGCTATTTTAAATTTAAGTAGAGAAAATAGCTGGAAAGGGTTTACCTCTCCCTCTTCCTTATCCATGGTAACACCTATTGCTCTGCCCCTGATGATCGGACCTTCTTGGCTAGCTGCCTGCTGTACTTTAATAGGCAAGCGCTATAGCTTTGCTTCTGTTTCTCTTATTCTCATTCTTTCTTGGTTCCTTATTTCCCTAACAACGATCATCCTACAAGTTTTTATTGGTGGGGGAAAAGAAAAGACCAAGCCACTTCTTGCTATACAAACAGTACTTGGTCTTTTTGCGACAATTGTAGGTACACAGTTACTTATGTCCGGATTACAACTAGCCTTCTTATAAAAGAGACGTCTTATGTTAACTCTTATCAATCTTAGCTTGTTATTCTACGTACTCTTTGACGCTCCGGGATCTGTTCCCGTTTTTGTGTCCTTGTTGAAGCGCTACTCTGCGAAAAGACAACAGCATATCATTCTTAGAGAATGTGTCTTTGCTCTTGCTACCCTATTACTTTTTGTTACCTTTGGAAGAAAATTCTTCC
The Chlamydia caviae GPIC genome window above contains:
- a CDS encoding MarC family protein, yielding MDTIYFLLSQACILLFATDALTNVLVLNHVLAPYSRKARLSLLVRESVFALFSMFALYQAALGTLYVLKTPLCAIKVVGGIAVTLTGIRAILNLSRENSWKGFTSPSSLSMVTPIALPLMIGPSWLAACCTLIGKRYSFASVSLILILSWFLISLTTIILQVFIGGGKEKTKPLLAIQTVLGLFATIVGTQLLMSGLQLAFL
- a CDS encoding ABC transporter substrate-binding protein; this translates as MKTKFLCYFLTISLFILFWEFFARNNASFSFLCPPPSKIAANFSDSMNLILSSSWYTLRGILGGFFLALFLSIGLVILMLTCKLAKDLLNPFFILVQCTPMFTLAPLIVLWFGWGLNAVIVPTALTVFFPLTITIYQGITSTPPELLEQFTLHQATKRQAFIKLRLPHALPHIFSGLKIAMGSAGFAAIAGEWVASQSGLGILILESRRNYDMEMTFSGLFALTTVTFILFQGILLSEKLIFALFRIEITIKKLRLPSRKLAMLLIPLLILPIWKIKTKHTQPSNLTPITLLLDWTPNPNHIPLYVGVSKGFFQNQGIDLHIQKSTDTGAVIPHVLFEQVDLTLYHALGAIKTSLQGAPVQIVGSLIGSTLQGFIYRKEDNISKFKDLNNKVLGFCLNNSRDLSCLLETLRLHGVVPSEVRNVSSDLISPMLLKKIDFLYGAFYNIEGVKLDTLGMPVGCFLSDSYGLPTGPQLLLCGKKDTKATSPEIVEAIQRALQQSIHYCQQHPKKAFQAYLKATPDTPKIVKDELLQWEATLPLLAKSQEPLSKELTNALLQAIVHRYPNLADKITSFSLDHIYPSNSQVCQDEKIHEQAEIGHLEALPSVSGQH
- a CDS encoding solute carrier family 26 protein is translated as MKVALSFKHLVPKLYTCIKDGYTFNTFKKDFLAGLTVGVLAFPFAIAIAIGVGVSPIQGLLASIIGGFIASALGGSRVLISGPTSAFISILYCISAKYGVEGLFTITLMGGVFLVAFGLTGLGTFIKYMPYPVVTGLTTGLAVIIFSSQIKDFFGLQMGDSVPTDFIAKWIAYWDYLWTWDSKAFAVGLFTLLIMIYFRNYKPRYPGVMIAIIVASTLVWLLNIDIPTIGSRYGALPKSIPMPSFPHLSLTKILQLMPEALTIAVLSGIETLLAAVVADGMTGWRHQSNCQLVAQGIANIGTSFFAGMPITGSLSRTAASIKSGATTPIAGLVHSAFICVILLALAPLTVKIPLTCLAAVLILIAWNMSEIHHFIHLFTAPKKDVVVLLTVFILTVMTNITSAVQVGMMLAAFLFMKQMSDLSDVISTAKYFDENKQAKDDNFFSKSEVPAHTEIYEINGPFFFGIADRLKNLLNEIEMPPKIFILCMSRVPTIDASAMHALEEFFLECDRQGTLLLLAGVKKTPLSDLKRYHLDELIGVDHIFSNTKSALLFAQALINLESKASH
- a CDS encoding nucleoside monophosphate kinase; the protein is MIDESIADSIELYSKPFSSILLFGPPGAGKDLLGNFIAHGGSQVYVSLGDIFRRYPIGSPIRQLFHKYAVSGSLIPDEDVVAVWNYYVQGLVATGQFLPDRQDLLISGLPRTVGQAKLLDSYIMVRHVIILEVHEEVKLLERTQQSLYAKGRINEVGIEVLQKRLQSYQKDIDAIIQHYPIHKVSRISADQKPMEVLRDVLFRLAHVFSHPGKPVN
- a CDS encoding NhaD family Na+:H+ antiporter, whose product is MLKFQLCALFLFGYIAIVFEHIVRVNKSAVALAMGGLMWLVCFSHIQHADHMILAEEIADMAQVIFFLFAAMAIVELIDAHKGFSIIVRCCYIQSRTLLLWVLIALSFFLSAALDNLTSIIIIISILKRLVKSREDRLLLGAICVISVNAGGAWTPLGDVTTTMLWINDKVTSWGIIRALFVPSLVCVLIAGVCAQFMLKKRTTGMISKDVEIEGSPKKSGLIICIGLGSLLMVPVWKACLGVPPFIGALLGLGLVWLASDWIHSPHGEDRYHLRIPHILTKIDISSITFFIGILLAVNALTFSNVLSELSMSMDRIFSRNVVAIFIGLISSVLDNVPLVAATMGMYQVPMDDTLWKLIAYAAGTGGSILIIGSAAGVAFMGIEKVDFLWYFKKISWIALASYFGGLISYFMLERIAMLF
- the fumC gene encoding class II fumarate hydratase, coding for MRQENDSLGIVEVPEDKLYGAQTARSQKYFSWAPEVMPKEVIRALVLIKQCAAKANHDLGFLDSKYCDMIVSAASEILEGGFEEHFPLKVWQTGSGTQSNMNVNEVIANLAIQRHGGVVGSKTPIHPNDHVNKSQSSNDVFPTAMHIAAVINLKKKLIPAMDHLQRALDAKVAEFRDCVKIGRTHLMDAVPMTLGQEFSGYSNQIRQSLERVAFSLTHMYELAIGGTAVGTGLNVPNGFIDKVIHYLRQETGEPFVAASNYFSALSNHDTLVNAHGVLATLACALTKIATDLSFLGSGPRCGLGELLFPENEPGSSIMPGKINPTQCEALQMVCAQVIGNNQAVIMGGSRGNFELNVMKPVIIYNFLQSVDILAGGMQAFADYFVSGLRVNKPRLKEYLDNSLMLVTALTPVLGYDKCSKMALKAFHDNINLKEACIQMGYLSAEEFDRLVVPESMVGKF